From Desmodus rotundus isolate HL8 chromosome 12, HLdesRot8A.1, whole genome shotgun sequence, one genomic window encodes:
- the LOC112313654 gene encoding histone H2B type 1-K-like, whose amino-acid sequence MPEHFKAAPAPKKGSKKAITKSQKKDGKKRKRSRKESYSVYVYKVLKQVHPDTGISSKAMGIMNSFVNDIFERIAGEASRLAHYNKRSTITSREIQTAVRLLLPGELAKHAVSEGTKAVTKYTSAK is encoded by the coding sequence ATGCCTGAACATTTCAAAGCTGCTCCAGCTCCTAAGAAAGGCTCTAAAAAGGCCATTACCAAGTCGCAGAAGAAGGACGGCAAGAAGCGCAAGCGCAGCCGCAAGGAGAGCTACTCGGTGTACGTGTACAAGGTGCTCAAGCAGGTGCACCCGGACACGGGCATCTCGTCCAAGGCCATGGGCATCATGAACTCGTTCGTCAACGACATCTTCGAGCGCATCGCGGGCGAGGCGTCGCGCCTGGCGCATTACAACAAGCGCTCGACCATCACGTCGCGGGAGATCCAGACGGCCGTGCGCCTGCTGCTGCCCGGGGAGCTGGCCAAGCACGCCGTGTCCGAGGGCACCAAGGCCGTCACCAAGTACACCAGCGCCAA
- the LOC139440404 gene encoding histone H3.1 gives MARTKQTARKSTGGKAPRKQLATKAARKSAPATGGVKKPHRYRPGTVALREIRRYQKSTELLIRKLPFQRLVREIAQDFKTDLRFQSSAVMALQEACEAYLVGLFEDTNLCAIHAKRVTIMPKDIQLARRIRGERA, from the coding sequence ATGGCCCGGACGAAGCAGACGGCGCGCAAGTCCACGGGCGGGAAGGCCCCGCGCAAACAGCTGGCCACCAAGGCGGCCCGCAAGAGCGCGCCGGCCACGGGCGGCGTCAAGAAGCCGCACCGCTACCGGCCCGGCACGGTGGCCCTGCGCGAGATCCGCCGCTACCAGAAGTCCACCGAGCTGCTGATCCGCAAGCTGCCCTTCCAGCGCCTGGTGCGCGAGATCGCGCAGGACTTCAAGACCGACCTGCGCTTCCAGAGCTCGGCCGTCATGGCGCTGCAGGAGGCGTGCGAGGCCTACCTGGTGGGCCTGTTCGAGGACACCAACCTGTGCGCCATCCACGCCAAGCGCGTCACCATCATGCCCAAGGACATCCAGCTGGCGCGCCGCATCCGCGGGGAGCGGGCGTAA
- the H1-2 gene encoding histone H1.2 → MSETAPAAPTAAPPAEKTPVKKKAGKKAVGVRRKASGPPVSELITKAVAASKERSGVSLAALKKALAAAGYDVEKNNSRIKLGLKSLVSKGTLVQTKGTGASGSFKLNKKAASGEAKPKAKKAGAAKPKKAAGVSKKPKKSAGSATPKKSAKKTPKKAKKPAVATVAKKAAKSPKKTKAAKPKKVAKSTAKAVKPKAAKPKVAKPKKAAPKKK, encoded by the coding sequence ATGTCGGAGACCGCTCCTGCCGCCCCTACTGCCGCGCCCCCTGCGGAGAAGACCCCGGTGAAGAAGAAGGCGGGCAAGAAGGCCGTAGGGGTGCGCCGCAAGGCATCTGGGCCGCCGGTGTCCGAACTCATCACCAAGGCCGTGGCCGCCTCCAAGGAGCGCAGTGGTGTGTCGCTGGCCGCGCTTAAAAAGGCGCTGGCGGCCGCGGGCTACGATGTGGAGAAGAACAACAGCCGCATCAAACTGGGCCTCAAGAGTTTGGTGAGCAAGGGCACCCTGGTGCAGACCAAGGGCACCGGCGCCTCGGGCTCCTTTAAGCTCAACAAGAAGGCGGCCTCCGGGGAGGCCAAGCCCAAGGCCAAGAAGGCGGGCGCGGCCAAGCCCAAGAAGGCTGCTGGGGTGTCCAAGAAACCTAAGAAGTCCGCCGGGTCAGCCACGCCTAAGAAAAGCGCGAAGAAAACCCCGAAGAAGGCGAAGAAGCCGGCAGTGGCTACTGTGGCCAAAAAAGCAGCCAAGAGTCCGAAGAAAACGAAGGCTGCTAAGCCCAAGAAGGTCGCCAAGAGCACAGCCAAGGCTGTGAAGCCCAAGGCCGCCAAGCCCAAGGTTGCCAAGCCCAAGAAGGCTGCACCCAAGAAGAAGTAG
- the LOC112313939 gene encoding histone H3.1 — MARTKQTARKSTGGKAPRKQLATKAARKSAPATGGVKKPHRYRPGTVALREIRRYQKSTELLIRKLPFQRLVREIAQDFKTDLRFQSSAVMALQEACEAYLVGLFEDTNLCAIHAKRVTIMPKDIQLARRIRGERA; from the coding sequence ATGGCCCGGACGAAGCAGACGGCGCGCAAGTCCACGGGCGGGAAGGCCCCGCGCAAACAGCTGGCCACCAAGGCGGCCCGCAAGAGCGCGCCGGCCACGGGCGGCGTCAAGAAGCCGCACCGCTACCGGCCCGGCACGGTGGCCCTGCGCGAGATCCGCCGCTACCAGAAGTCCACCGAGCTGCTGATCCGCAAGCTGCCCTTCCAGCGCCTGGTGCGCGAGATCGCGCAGGACTTCAAGACCGACCTGCGCTTCCAGAGCTCGGCCGTCATGGCGCTGCAGGAGGCGTGCGAGGCCTACCTGGTGGGCCTGTTCGAGGACACCAACCTGTGCGCCATCCACGCCAAGCGCGTCACCATCATGCCCAAGGACATCCAGCTGGCGCGCCGCATCCGCGGGGAGAGGGCCTGA
- the LOC112313640 gene encoding histone H2A type 1: MSGRGKQGGKARAKAKTRSSRAGLQFPVGRVHRLLRKGNYAERVGAGAPVYLAAVLEYLTAEILELAGNAARDNKKTRIIPRHLQLAIRNDEELNKLLGKVTIAQGGVLPNIQAVLLPKKTESHHKAKGK, encoded by the coding sequence ATGTCTGGACGCGGAAAGCAGGGCGGCAAAGCGCGCGCCAAGGCCAAGACGCGCTCGTCGCGGGCCGGACTCCAGTTCCCCGTGGGCCGCGTGCACCGCCTGCTCCGCAAGGGCAACTACGCCGAGCGGGTGGGCGCCGGCGCGCCCGTGTACCTGGCGGCCGTGCTGGAGTACCTGACGGCCGAGATCCTGGAGCTGGCGGGCAACGCGGCGCGCGACAACAAGAAGACGCGCATCATCCCGCGCCACCTGCAGCTGGCCATCCGCAACGACGAGGAGCTCAACAAGCTGCTGGGCAAGGTGACCATCGCGCAGGGCGGCGTGCTGCCCAACATCCAGGCCGTGCTGCTGCCCAAGAAGACCGAGAGCCACCACAAGGCCAAGGGCAAGTAA